A genomic window from Micromonospora violae includes:
- a CDS encoding NAD(P)H-dependent glycerol-3-phosphate dehydrogenase, giving the protein MSGHVAVLGAGSWGTAFAKILADAGRDVTVWARRAPVAESIRTERRNPEYLPDLVLPARVTATADAAEAITGAEVVVLAVPSQTLRGNLAQWAGYLHPDSTLVSLMKGIELGTTKRMSEVIVETAGVAADRVVVVSGPNLAPEIAAEQPAATVVAGTNSARATLVQSSIRTPYLRPYTNDDVIGCELGGAVKNVIALSYGIATAMGFGDNTRAMLMTRGLAETARLGVALGADPITFAGLAGMGDLVASCSSPLARNRTFGEHLGRGETLEQAQAATRQTAEGVKSCLAIRDLSRAHGVEMPITEHVERICHEGMDPRLAVETLMSRTAKPESYE; this is encoded by the coding sequence ATGAGCGGTCACGTCGCGGTGCTCGGTGCCGGTTCCTGGGGCACCGCGTTCGCCAAGATCCTCGCCGACGCGGGGCGGGACGTGACGGTGTGGGCCCGCCGCGCGCCGGTCGCCGAGAGCATCCGGACCGAGCGCCGCAATCCGGAGTACCTGCCCGACCTGGTGCTGCCGGCCCGCGTCACCGCCACCGCCGACGCCGCCGAGGCGATCACCGGCGCCGAGGTGGTGGTGCTGGCCGTGCCGTCGCAGACCCTGCGCGGCAACCTCGCCCAATGGGCCGGGTACCTGCACCCGGACTCCACCCTGGTGTCGCTGATGAAGGGCATCGAGCTGGGCACCACCAAGCGGATGAGCGAGGTCATCGTGGAGACCGCCGGGGTCGCCGCGGACCGGGTGGTCGTCGTGTCCGGTCCGAACCTGGCCCCGGAGATCGCCGCCGAGCAGCCCGCCGCGACCGTTGTCGCCGGCACGAACAGCGCCCGCGCCACGCTCGTCCAGTCGTCGATCCGGACGCCGTACCTGCGCCCCTACACCAACGACGACGTGATCGGCTGTGAGCTGGGCGGGGCGGTCAAGAACGTGATCGCCCTGTCGTACGGCATCGCCACCGCGATGGGTTTCGGCGACAACACCCGGGCCATGCTGATGACCCGTGGGCTGGCCGAGACGGCGCGGCTGGGCGTGGCGCTCGGCGCGGACCCGATCACCTTCGCCGGCCTCGCGGGCATGGGTGACCTGGTCGCCTCCTGCTCGTCCCCACTGGCCCGCAACCGCACCTTCGGCGAGCACCTGGGTCGGGGTGAGACGCTGGAGCAGGCCCAGGCCGCCACCCGGCAGACCGCCGAGGGCGTGAAGAGCTGCCTGGCGATCCGCGACCTGTCCCGGGCGCACGGCGTGGAGATGCCGATCACCGAGCACGTCGAGCGGATCTGCCACGAGGGGATGGACCCGCGCCTCGCCGTGGAGACCCTGATGAGCCGCACCGCCAAACCCGAGTCGTACGAGTGA
- the cofC gene encoding 2-phospho-L-lactate guanylyltransferase: MSQPRWAVVVPVKQLAVAKSRLRGALPGVPHEELALALAADTFRAVLACPAVAEALVVTDDARVAAAARAAGARVLPDEPNAGLNAAFRHGAAGAGAGWVAGITADVPALRPTELTEALLAAQHGRPSVRRFLPDAPGAGTVLLTTPPGVPLDPRFGVGSALAHAASGALPLDGDWPSLRRDVDTAADLATAVRLGLGPRTAALLAAARPARATG; the protein is encoded by the coding sequence GTGAGTCAGCCGAGGTGGGCCGTGGTGGTGCCGGTGAAGCAGCTGGCCGTGGCCAAGAGCCGGCTGCGGGGCGCGCTGCCCGGCGTACCGCATGAGGAGTTGGCGCTGGCCCTGGCGGCCGACACGTTCCGCGCGGTGCTGGCCTGCCCGGCGGTCGCCGAGGCCCTGGTGGTGACCGACGACGCCCGGGTGGCGGCGGCGGCGCGGGCCGCCGGCGCCCGGGTGCTGCCGGACGAGCCGAACGCCGGCCTGAACGCCGCGTTCCGGCACGGGGCGGCCGGGGCCGGCGCCGGATGGGTGGCCGGAATCACCGCGGATGTGCCGGCGCTACGCCCGACTGAGTTGACCGAGGCGCTGCTCGCGGCGCAGCACGGCCGGCCCTCGGTACGCCGGTTCCTGCCGGACGCGCCCGGCGCGGGCACGGTGCTGCTCACCACCCCGCCGGGTGTGCCGCTGGATCCTCGTTTCGGGGTGGGCTCGGCGCTCGCGCACGCGGCCAGCGGGGCGCTGCCGCTCGACGGCGACTGGCCCAGCCTGCGCCGGGACGTGGACACCGCCGCGGACCTGGCCACCGCCGTCCGGCTCGGGCTGGGGCCGCGCACGGCCGCCCTGCTCGCCGCCGCTCGCCCCGCCCGCGCCACCGGCTGA
- a CDS encoding lysophospholipid acyltransferase family protein produces MARRRLGFWQRFAVGLVKPVMSVWTRRTWRGQEHLRRDGGMIIVANHISHADPLVSAHFIYDSGRWPQYLGKASVFRVPVVGWILHRCRQIPVERGTVEAVRSLDALINALNEGGAVVIYPEGTTTRQPDLWPMKAKTGAARLALATGAPVVPVVMWGPERIFDPRTARVSLRPRIPVTVAAGEPIDLSRWANAQPTRATLEEMTDTIMLRLRDMLAEIRGGTPPPLWERPARSVVAREQRNDAA; encoded by the coding sequence GTGGCACGGCGGAGGCTGGGGTTCTGGCAACGGTTCGCCGTGGGGCTGGTGAAGCCGGTGATGTCGGTCTGGACCCGGCGTACCTGGCGCGGTCAGGAGCATCTCCGCCGCGACGGCGGAATGATCATCGTGGCGAACCACATCTCCCACGCCGACCCGCTGGTCTCCGCGCACTTCATCTACGACTCCGGACGCTGGCCGCAGTACCTGGGCAAGGCCAGCGTGTTCCGGGTGCCGGTGGTCGGCTGGATCCTGCACCGGTGCCGGCAGATCCCGGTCGAGCGGGGCACCGTGGAGGCCGTCCGCTCGCTGGACGCACTGATCAACGCGCTCAACGAGGGCGGCGCGGTCGTGATCTACCCTGAGGGAACCACCACGCGACAGCCGGACCTCTGGCCGATGAAGGCCAAGACCGGCGCGGCCCGACTGGCCCTGGCCACCGGCGCTCCGGTCGTGCCGGTGGTGATGTGGGGGCCGGAACGGATCTTCGACCCGCGGACGGCCCGTGTCAGCCTGCGCCCCCGGATCCCGGTGACAGTTGCCGCCGGGGAGCCGATCGACCTGAGCCGGTGGGCGAACGCCCAGCCGACCCGGGCCACCCTCGAGGAGATGACGGACACCATCATGTTGCGGCTGCGGGACATGCTCGCCGAGATCCGTGGCGGTACCCCGCCGCCACTGTGGGAGCGACCGGCCCGGTCCGTCGTCGCCCGCGAGCAACGGAACGACGCGGCATGA
- a CDS encoding cold-shock protein, with amino-acid sequence MQGTVASFDAATRSGVLLLDDGTEMRFPARAFDASGLRLLRLGQRVRIDTDPDGEVVRVTLPTMI; translated from the coding sequence ATGCAGGGCACGGTGGCCAGCTTTGACGCGGCGACGCGCAGCGGCGTCCTGCTGCTCGACGACGGCACCGAGATGCGCTTCCCGGCCCGGGCCTTCGACGCCTCCGGGCTGCGGCTTCTCCGGCTCGGCCAGCGGGTTCGCATCGACACCGATCCCGACGGCGAGGTCGTCCGGGTGACATTGCCGACCATGATCTGA